Genomic window (Chloroflexota bacterium):
AGCGGTATCGCTACGGCCTCATGGTCCCAGACGCTCAGGAACGGCGCTGCGAAGTGCTCAAGCAAGTCGCCTTTGTCTTGGTGTTTGCCGAACCTCGGGTGACGACGCTGGCTTACAGAGCTCGCCACATGGTCGAACGGCTCTTTGCCGTCTTTCAGGATGAGGCGAGCGCGGCCATGTATCCCTTGGAGTTTCAGGATAGTTTTGCCGCGGCCAGAGACGATGCTCAGCGTCGGCGCGTCGCCTGCGACTATATTGCTACAATGACCGACTTTCAAGCGGAACGGACCTATCAACGCCTCTTTGTGCCCGGATACGAGAGCATTCTCGACCCGCTGGTGTGAACAGCTATGGCCAACTGCGTTAGAATTGGGAGCCTACGTAGGGGCGGTTCGCGAACCGCCCCTACGTAGGCTGTCTGATTTTGAGCATAGTCGGGTGCTGATTGCCGATATGACTTGATCAGTCGAGATATGTAGGGGCACGACATGTCGTGCCCCTACATAATTTGCGAACAATTGTTGCTGCGCAGAGTTTCGCGCGCAACGCCCATAGGGTGCCGGCCTCTACCAGACCTCGTCCGTCCTACGCCAGACCAGCTGGGGTCGCACGTTCTCAAGGGGCAAATCGGCGATTATGCCGTAGTCTTCACCGTGGTAGGCGGCGATAATGGCCTCCATCGACTTCTTCGACTCGACGCCGTCGGTAAGCGGGGTCTTATCGTTTACGATGCAGTCGATGAAGTGCTCGCATTCGCCGGCGAAGTTCTTGCGCGCGCTGAAGGCATCCATGAGGTCGGCCTTGCTTGGGTCATCTTCAACCAGGAGCGTGCCTTCCTTGTCGCCAGCTTGCCAGAGCATCAAGCGGCGGACGCCATCAGGATCGTAGCTGAGGATCAGCTCGCCGCCTTCGAGGTAAACCGCGAAGCGCAGATGGCAGTCGCTGTGCTTGGTGCCCCAAGACGCTACGTAGTTGCCCAATGCGCCGCTGGCAAAGCGGTAGATGGAGACTGCCGTATCCTCACGGCCAAGGGTGTCCTTGCGGAAGCGATCGTCGCTCAGGCACGTAGCTTGCACCACGTCGCCGAGGTTCCAGACCATCTGGTCAACATAATGGCAACCGTGGCTGAGCAGGCAGCCCATGGGAAAGGTCTTCCACGACTTGCGCCACCCTGCCGGATTGGCCATGTTGTCTTCGGTGCGTACCTGCACCATGTATGGTTGACCGTACTCACCGCCGGTCACCAGTTCGTTGAGTTTCTGCCAGATGGGCTGGTAGCGCGTCACATACGCCACCATCAACTTGACGTCCTTTTCGTCGGCCACGCGAATCATCTCGTCTGCGTCCTCAAGCGTCGTCGCCATAACTTTCTCCGTGAGGACGTGCTTACCGCGATGCATGGCGGCCAGGCTCATTGCAGCGTGTAGATGAGGCGGCGTGCAAATATCGACAGCATCTACCTCATCGAGGATCGAGTCATAGTCCGTCGACCACTTTGCACCCGTGCGCTCCGCCTCGGCTTTGGCCTTTTCTTCGTCGATGTCCACGCAATAGGCCAACTCAACGGCTTCACTCATGCGGGCATAGGCATTGATGTGACCGGTACTAATGCCGCCGCATCCGACTACGGCCATGCGAATCTTGCTTTCGTTCACGTTCACACACTCCTCTCAGTGCGGCTAAATGTTTCTAAGGTTGTTAACGTGCATTCTAAACTAGCTATCCAGCACATAGTTTGCAAACGGTTTCGCCGTGGGAAGTCTTGGGAGTGTGTGGCACAGCACATCCAGCATGTGGCGCGGTTTGGCGGCAGACGCTTGCAAGCACTGTGGCTAGAAAAGCCGGCCGAGAAGCTCCAGGGCGCATTGCTCCATGGCAGGCCCGGTGCCGACCCCGCCCAGAGACGAGTATCCCGCCCAGGTCTCGTAGCCGCCGTGCTCGGTCAGGGCTTTGTCCGTGCAGACGTAACCTATATAACCGTTGGCCAGGCTCACGACAAACTGGGGAGACGCGGGGGACTGCTGTTTGATGTTCAAGCCGAATTCGACAAAGATTTCACCGGGCAAGGCCACGATGGAGGCGTCGCCGAGCCGCAGGGCTTGCACCGGCGCGGTGTGCGTGAGCGGCATTTGCGCCAAGCGCTGGCATTCAGCCGCGTAGACATCCGAAAGCGGATGCGGCAACGGCTGGCCGACCACCCAGCTAAACGGCCCTGAATCATAGTCAGTGTACGTTCCCGCGGGCACGGCGAGAATCTTCTCAGCCATGGCGAGGTCCTCAGCCGTGATGGTCTTACGCTGGAAGTCAAACGTGCCCACTGCCGCCCCCAGCACCAATTCGTCCTGCATCTCCATGAGCTGGATCTCGGTGATGAGGTGGCCGGCCAACACGTTTGCCATCTTGATCGCTTGCGTGTGACCGCTTGCGGTCCATTGGCGCTCGCCGCTGTAGTCCTGGTTATTGATATCGCCTGAGGTGCCGTTCCAGAGCATACCGACACACTGCGGATCGAGGTAGCGTTGAATCAGCCGGTGGAAGTGCCCAAAGTAGTCGGCGGATATAGCGGTTCCATTGTCCGTGCCAACGTAGTGCAGCACGAAATTAGAAACGGCGGCGATGGGCCGGCCGTCAGTCCCTTCCACGTAAAGCATAGTGACTTCAGGGTCTATGGGATAGGTAGGCTTAACGAGGTCTGGATTCCCCGCGCCGGGATTCATGCGCACTGTTCCGTCACGCATATGCCACCGGCGGTTGAACGAGATGCGGTCCTCATGGGCTGTGGCAAAACCAACGCGCGCAGTCTGCAAATGTTGCGTGGCAATTTCCACGGCATCCGCCATCTTGAGCGGCGCCCACTCGACATACGCCTTGTCCTCGCCCGTGCCGAGGAGATCGGCAACGCCGGCGGCCGTATGGGTATGCGTGGCATTGATCATGACGTTTTCGGGAGGAATGTCACAGCGCGCGGCAATGCGTTCTTTGGCCCGGTCCGCCATCCCTTGAGGCATTACGATGAGGTCGCACGTGACAAGCGCAATGCGCATTTCACCGTTGTCGATAACCAGCGCCTTTGCCAGAAGCTCGTCGTCGACGTCTGCGGCATAGCGCGTACGATGGCCTCCCGGAACCTCGATGCCAAGCCATGGGGTGATATTCGCCGTGGCAGCGCCGGCCTGCAGTAATGTACTCACGAGCGTCACTCCTTCGTGTGGGCCTTGTACAAATTCAGTCTTTTCAGACGCAAGTATAGCGCAACATGTTGTCAAACGGAAGCATATTGAAGCACGGCGACACCTGGGATTGCTCGTCTTGGGCACAACGGGTGACGATCAGATGAACAAGCAGGTAGCAACGCTTAGAATTCAGGGCGTCAATGCAAAGGAGCGAAGCCTAGGTTTCCACCAAAATGCGATCAGTCACGTATGGCCGGAAACGCGTACCATTGACAACGGCCGCACCAACGTCTTACGATACTTGCAAACCCTACAGTGTAGTAAGGAGTGAAGTCAATGCTGAGATTTGCCGAAGAAATCATGCTCCTCTTGCTTGATGATGAGAGTGGCGAATTTGCCCACATTCCCGAATGGTCGCTCCGCTATGCTCTAGCAGGCGCAGTGCTGATGGACATTGCATTGGAGAATAGGATCGACACCGATCCCAAGCGGCTATCCTTGTTGGATCCTACGCCTATTGGCGACGACTTGCTGGACCCAACTCTGGAGAGTATTTCAAAATCAACCGATCAGCACGACATCTGCCATTGGATCGAGCACACGGCCGAGAATGCCTATTCCATTCGCGATAAAGCGATGAAGCGACTCATCACCCATGGAATTTTGGAAAGCCGGGACGATCGCTTCCTGTGGGTGTTTCGTTCGCGGCGCTACCCTGTTGTAGATGGGAAGGCCGAGCGCGAAGTGAAGCTGCGGATCATGGAAGTGCTCTTTAGCGATGTCATTCCCGACCCGCGCGACATTGTGATAATTTGCCTTGCAGACGCATGCGGCATTTTCCGCACGTTGCTCTCCAAGCAGGAATTGAGACAAGCAGCAGGGCGCATCGAGCAAGTGCGCAAGCTGGACCTCATCGGCCAGGCTGTCTCGCAGGTCGTGTGGAACATCGAGGCGTCGCTGGCGCTTTCCATGCACCCCAT
Coding sequences:
- a CDS encoding GPP34 family phosphoprotein, which produces MLRFAEEIMLLLLDDESGEFAHIPEWSLRYALAGAVLMDIALENRIDTDPKRLSLLDPTPIGDDLLDPTLESISKSTDQHDICHWIEHTAENAYSIRDKAMKRLITHGILESRDDRFLWVFRSRRYPVVDGKAEREVKLRIMEVLFSDVIPDPRDIVIICLADACGIFRTLLSKQELRQAAGRIEQVRKLDLIGQAVSQVVWNIEASLALSMHPMA
- a CDS encoding Gfo/Idh/MocA family oxidoreductase produces the protein MNESKIRMAVVGCGGISTGHINAYARMSEAVELAYCVDIDEEKAKAEAERTGAKWSTDYDSILDEVDAVDICTPPHLHAAMSLAAMHRGKHVLTEKVMATTLEDADEMIRVADEKDVKLMVAYVTRYQPIWQKLNELVTGGEYGQPYMVQVRTEDNMANPAGWRKSWKTFPMGCLLSHGCHYVDQMVWNLGDVVQATCLSDDRFRKDTLGREDTAVSIYRFASGALGNYVASWGTKHSDCHLRFAVYLEGGELILSYDPDGVRRLMLWQAGDKEGTLLVEDDPSKADLMDAFSARKNFAGECEHFIDCIVNDKTPLTDGVESKKSMEAIIAAYHGEDYGIIADLPLENVRPQLVWRRTDEVW